The Prunus dulcis chromosome 5, ALMONDv2, whole genome shotgun sequence genomic sequence aattaacctgggctatagcccaggtGACTTGATTTTTTGTAGCCCAAATTTAATAGGCCCACATGGACACACACACACCTCCATCCCAACcacaaaaaattttaaaattttttttaataattaactaACCCCACAAGTCtgatagaaagaaaaatattaactAACCTCACATACGTGACACATACCCCTCTTTTTAGAAAACAAACATTTCATTCCCTTGGAGAAAATCCTTTACCTTGGCTTGAAtaccttatttttatttttattttaagttggCTTGAATGGCTAGATGGACTAAACTgattcaattatttttcttcttctcttgtaATGGACAAATGCTttcaatcttttttctttttaggagAAGTTTATTGTGTAATTGCTATAATTGACCTTAAAATTcgtactttaatttttctatacAATCTTATGTATGAGTGTGTGCATGCCCAGTTGCTTGTTTTTGTCAATAACTCGGTGTTAAATTAATCAAGCAGGatctcattttcatttcatgttacttgggaaagtttgggaataaagaataaataaatttaaacttTCATGGTGATTGAAGTAATGAAGTTAAGTTTATTGGCTGTagtagaagaaaaaagaaatatgaccACGACACGAGAACCACTAAAAATAAGAATGGtgatttgaaattattaaagCATTATTTCTCTGATCTCTgtaattggtacttaggtgagGAGGGTAAACTAAAACCCTCAATGAATCGAAACAGACACACGGAGGACAAATACCAAGGATTCCAAATCAATATGAGACTTAGACAAACCCTAGCTACAAAGCTTATGAATGCAAACTAGACGTATAAACCAGAGAATCACATCACAAATGTTTAACCAGAAACCCACCACTGGGAAAAACTGAGGGTCATCGATCtgaccaggcaatccactaacAAGAAGAAATAGTTACAGAGATCAACATGTACAAGTTTCCTAGTTCTATAAAGGAGCAGCTATACTTCTCCAAgcagtcttcttcttctcagcAACGTTGCTTGCAGCTAGTCTATCATGACAATGACAGCTTCATCCTTCAGCTCAAACATCTCGTGGCACCAACAACACAGCATTACTCAACCAAATGCAGTGATGATAATGTAGATTTAAGAAAGGATCAATTTTCTCAAGAAATCATTCTTGGAGAaaatcaatttgaaaatcTGAACTCTAGATCTAAATGATGTGTATGATTTAGAACTTCTAGATGTAGATTTAGTGAGCAAGAGTAGATTTTATGAAAAACTGATTTTTCCTAAACTCTCATAAATGCAACCTCACAGCCCTCACAATGAAAAAGATTATGCCTGCAAACTTTCCAAAAAGTGCCAATGAATGTTTTCTAAGAGGTGACGGCTGATTATCATAAATACCTCCTTTATAGTAAGGAGAAAGAAAGGCTGCCCTAGGACAAGACCTACAGATGTCAACAGTGTAATGGCTATCAAATAAGACAGAGAATACTTCTGGATAGAGGTGTAAAGgctggcaaaaaaaaaagggtaagaTTCTACCATCATTATGATAGGTCATTCAAAATGCACTAGTAGCATAGAATGAAATGCAATGTATGATTTTACCTTTGTTGAGTAATGCCAAAAGCTGATTGTTGAGGAGCAGACACACGCTTTGTGAGAGGAGTAGACAATCGCTTTATGTGGGGACCACTTTAAGCTAACAACTTTAGTCTAATCCTAATCCTCTCTGAGCAGCTTATTACAAGATGTTAACGGTGTCAAGGAAAgctaaaaaattaattaatattaaatccTTACAATCTCTGTCAGAGAGTTCTTAATAGACtaacatttttctttaatggTGAATAATGATACAGTTACCCTTTGAGAAACGGAAGCATGTCAATTTATGACACCACAAGTTCCATGGCAAAATTTATAGATGATGGCATGAAATCCCCCAAACTGAACTTATTATTCACTAACCATCTACGCACCTAGACTCCACCTGATGAAATTCCTTGGTAATGTCCTTTGTAGACattcaaaatctgaaaatcccCCAAAACTGAACTAATTCTTTTACTTTCTGCGTTGATGAGCTAGTTGGTCGGTGACTCTATCTAGCTGTTTTGGTGAGGCGATGGGAAGGTGGAGCTGTGAGGGggtctttttattattatataattttaatcttattttaaaatttggcttttaaatgttttattaaaatttttatcatttaaatattaaaaaaaggatccCTACATGTGCCACACTTAATAGATTTTCAAATGGTTAAGTTAACGTTAGAACCACATTACAACAAATTTTCAATGTTCGGGGTACCTcattgttaaaattgagagGACATGGGCAAACATGAAATTGACCCATaaaaaacacatgaaattTTAGATATACAGATGcaaataatacaaataatacAAATAGGAATTTTAGTTCTCTTTGCGAGTGTTCGCGTAGAAAAAGAATATGCATATGGGTAGCGGATTGCTTGAGGTGATCCTTAGCTAATTTGAACTGGGCTTCCTCTTTGACCATGGCTTTCACCATTGCCACCATTGCTCGATGAAAAGTCTATATTACCACCGACAGATAAATAAcaacgaatttttttttacaaaatgaCTAACATGTGATGCGtcccaaataaaaattaattgaaggatacatatataatttatcaATAACTGAATATGTGATATCTTGTtcctaaattaataattaattcttaaattattcaagtaaaagacAATTTCACCCTTAAAGTATTTTAATgggtttaaagttgacttttgtTCAGAAAAGAATTTGGGGATTCGGGTAACACCGTTGTGTAGAGCGCATTGatacgagttcatagacacatAGTGGTctcaaatcggagttttaaTGACGAAGTTACGATCAACGGAAGtacagtggcacaaccgtaaatatttcaaagtcagattttaaaaaccaatcagatctcttttctctctctctcttctcgaCCTCACTCTCTTTCATTCTCTCGCGAAAAAACCCCCAGCCGACCACTGTTTTGGTCGGCAGCTTCCTCCTCCTGCCACCATTGGCCACGAGACCGGTACCAAAATAACCGACCCAGCCCCCTCGCCGGCAAAACCCACAACCACGGTACCGGCAGTAGCTTGAAAACAGTaagtttttcttcaaatttttcatcATCATTTCCGACGATTTTGGCCACCAAATTTGTCGATCCTTGTATGCTTTCTTATCCTTTCGACGTGATTTAGCTGATGGTTAGGTTGGTTAGTATcgattttgaagttttgaagTTCGATTTTCGATCTAAGTTTTGACCGATTTTCGGTAAGTTGTGGCCACTTTTTGGTCGTGGcctaagaacaaaagttgctccactAGTTGTCATGATCATGTAAGTATAGGTATTGCTGGGtgttttgagaattttctAGTCGCCGAAattttctcaagacacccatgcgctgccggcgcgtgtggcagAGCGTGGCCCAAGGTTGGTGGCCCATTTGGTCATGAAATTATCCCCATGTCGTCTCGAATACgacggtatgctcggatttgaatttcattatcGTCTGACGATCAAACAGATTTTTACATATTAGGCGTTCGATATGGTCGGACCGTCGAATCTCGACAAAACTGATAGGATATGTTAATTGGATTTTTATGAACCtgtaggaactttcggattaTTAATCGGAGGTCGTAGACCCCACAGCGGACCGTGTTGAccaatataaaaatttaattgtatATTTAATCTTCTGTTGAAAATTGGCCTAGAAACTTTCATAAGTTACACACACTCACTTTAAGGCCGGGGGGTCAGGAAGGACCCTCGAAGGGTTAGCGAACTTGGACGCACAATGAGTGGACGTTGTTTTATAAAAGAATTTTATGCAGTaaaagttttattaattgatcatgaatgaattgtttatgattttttctttccaagcATACAGTTTGAATTCAAatgcttttttaaaattgtgtttTGATTAAATGTGAATGGCTTGGAAGGTAGAAAATGAATTGGTAAGAGGATTTATGGATTGAGTGAGAAACAGTATTCTGAATTTCTAGgaaaggtttttattttttattttttattattttatacttaaaatttatatattttaaaaatcacataGGTACCAAAAATGTTGCATTCGAAGAAATTGTTGCCTTCAGATATAatgatgtccacggacatACTAGTTGCCTTCAGTTGAGTCAGCGCGTGTTTGACAATTGCCCCATGAGTCCTAAGGATACCCGAACCGTGAGGAGCGAGGAATGCAGATCAGGTTGACCAAGTGTCTCCTGAGTTAtgcgaggaatgcggctcgGGTTAACTTTGTGTTTCTGAGTTCTGGGAGGAGGTGTTGCTTATGTGACACTTGGAATTGACGATATAATGTGggaaataaatagaaaaatcatggaattgacggatttatGAATCGTACACCTAgatggaaaggaattattaattttcaatGCTTTCAAATGGTTTTGATGAATTGAATGAATGTATGAATATGAACATGCATACTTGATTTTTGTATGAATATAGAGCATAGATGAAATGAATTTTCAAATGGTTTTAACAGTGGGTTTAGTATGTTGATATTATATTTTGCAAAACtttattttgtccactcacgGTTTTAATATTTTGCGCCCCCATGCAGTAACCGAGTACCGGAGCACCACCATCGGACATTCATCACCCACCACTCATCCACTTCCATTATGTAGGATATCCTATTGTAATCGTActattttttgtaaattaaattaattagtgGGCTCTGATATTGCCCTAGAATTTCTGTAAGGCCTGAGGCCACACAGATTTGCTGTTGGATGTGCATGCTGAATGCTTGTGGATATAAGAATTGCATGTTGTACATGTGTAAATTATTGGGAAACGAGCAACTTACAAGGTAGACTCTGTcgatttttgagttttagtTTAAGAGGGTAATTTGATCAAGTGTGTCTGGCACCTGACAGGTGTTGGATATGCACAAGGTTCGACGCAGATTCCAAAATGGAATTTTATGTATCATAGGCCAATGGCAATATTATGTTTAGCTaatcaaatttgttttgtctTGTTCGGATTTTACTGTTTGGATTGGCATTTCCTCCAGCAAAATGTAAatacgaaaaaaaaaaaaaattttatttgtataatgCAGATAGGATTAAAATTGAGGATTTCACTAATAAACTCATTTTAGCATGACATaatatacaaaacaaaagcccTTATAGAGCCTCTTTGGAGTGAAAAACCTAAAACTAGTCacttattttctaattggttcttataaaattttaacattctaagaaccaattagaaaattaaaagttttgacccaaaaaaataaatagaaaatgacATACTAAAATGAGTTTTTGAATAAATACTTGACCAAAGAGTCGTCACCTTAAATTAGCTAACAAAAATATTACTTGAAtacattaattaaaatcaaagtTTATCAGTCCTCTCAATAACAATATAGACTCTCATTAGGATTTTAATTAGATTAACAAATACGGATAAGATTAAGTTGATAGACTCTCATTATCTAACTTGTACTAGTAATCCTGCTAGACACAGGAGGTTTTGCACTATAAATACCTTATCAAACCCACCTAATTTTGTACGCTTAATTCCATCGATCCTTCCAAGTTGTTTTATTTTCGTTTTCTCTGGTTCAGGTTTTATTGCTTCAAGTAGTTTTCTTAGATTGGTTTTTgagtgaaagagagagaaagagttaGAAGAAGGTAACAATGGCTGGGGGCGGTATAGCTCCAAAGAGTGGTAGAAAACAGCACCCCGGTAAACTCACAGCTAGGGTTCTGATAACATGTATTGTTGCGGCTACCGGTGGTCTGATTTTTGGGTACGACCTTGGAGTTTCAGgtatgtaactttttttttttttttctttttttcacaacctagttttattttatgtatgcATGCATCCTTTAATTTCTAGAATTACCACGCACTGTTTATAAGAATATACATAACATCGAATTTGATTTGGTGATTATGCAGGCGGTGTGACATCCATGGACTCTTTCTTAAAACAGTTCTTTCCAGCGGTTTACCAGAAAGAGTCTTCGATCAAGCCTTCCGATGATCAGTACTGCAAATTCGATAGCCAGACacttatatttttcacatCTTCGCTATATTTGGCTGCTCTGGTTGCATGCGTTTTTGCATCAACTATAACCAGAGTGTGTGGTCGCAGGCTCACAATGATCTTGGGTGGAGTTCTTTTCTTGGCTGGTGCCTTGGTCAATGCCTTTGCTAATGCTGTTTGGATGCTTTATGTTGGTCGTCTACTTCTTGGTTTTGGTATTGGATGTGCCAATCAGGTACTCATgattatgattttcttttttgatacATAGAttatactttatgaattttaggttaTTCGGACTCCccattttgttaattttcctACTTTTTACAAACcctaattcatttttttaattctttttgcCCAGTCTGTGCCGATCTATGTCTCTGAAACAGCCCCATCTAAGTACCGTGGTGCTCTCAACATGATGTTCCAATTGTCGATCACAATTGGAATCCTTGCTGCTGGTGTGCTTAACTATTTCTTTGCCGAGATCAAAGGCGGTGGGGGATGGCGTTTGAGTTTGGGAGGTGCTGCAGTCCCTGCCATTATAATCATAGTTGGAGCATTGTTTTTACCCGATACACCAAACTCCTTGGTCGAGCGTGGCAAGCATGAGGAAGCCAAAGCTCAGCTTCTTAAGCTCAGAGGAGTTCCTAATGTTGATGAGGAGTTTAATGATCTAGTTGCGGCCAGTGAAGTATCCAAGTTGGTAAAACACCCATGGGTTAGCTTGTTGAGCAGGAAATATAGACCCCAGCTTGTATTTGCAATCGGCATCCCCGCCTTCCAGCAACTCACCGGCATGAACGTGATCACGTTTTATGCTCCTGTCTTGTTCAAAACAATGGGGTTTGGAAGCAGTGCTTCTCTCATGTCAGCTGTCATCACCAATCTGGTTAATGTTTTAGCTACATTTGTCTCAATTCTCACTGTTGATAAGGTTGGAAGGAGGAAGCTTTTCTTACAGGGTGATTGCCAAATGCTCcttgtgggaacctaattaaatcaaaccctaggtcaaataattccttttATTTGGAGATTATTTGAATTAATTGAGAATtaatcaacctaattgggagttactcaatttaattgggaattacccaattaaattgaacgttacctaattaggttgagaattgatttggttaattaccacaattcccaattaaatgaggagttacctaattgaatcaggatttgatttgatacctaccacaattagggatttgatttaccctaattaatcaaatccctaattaatcaaatcaattccaaaaaggggaggaataattcccttccatctacggaattattcctctgaaactctagcctccgagaccactataaaagcatagccacacacaagggttgaggtacgtcagaattactactaaaatCTCTACataaaattcctctcaaaccctagccacctcttttctctctctcttttacataaggctccggccgcccaatttatattataaacacaTCCCGTACCCTATTTTAGCTATCGTTTCTCTACGGATCGAttgaactgacttaggcatcggagggcctttggccaacaccccccgggtgtggtcctcttatttgttctattttgcagggagaaagaggcggcgaagaagaaagaggaatCTTCCGaaccgaatattctcgtggggaaatttgctcccacaaattggtgctttcattgagagcacgagttatactcaacgcgtgctcaaggaatccgttcctcctattttccaatccaccgaagccttccaaacaaccatggttggaagcatgAACACGAGAGGCAAAGCCGCCGCGATGGCTAGATCCGCGACGGCCCAAAGCCACTCCACCCACGATCCCGCGATCGACATGGTGGCACCGCCACCTCTCACCACCGCACCGGCCACCGCCGCCGAACATGGTGGAACTTCCCATCAAGGTGGACTCGTTACCACCGCCGACCTAGGGCCGGTCTTGGAGCAACTCCAAGCATTCCCTCCATTGCCTCCACGCGCGACGCACGCTCCTGCATACACCTCCAATGAAAACCTAGCCCGTGTGCAGTTGGGCTCCACACacttctctcctcccgatccacgaagtcaagcAGACCTTAATCTAAGAGTTGACCAGCTAGCTCAGAGAATGGACGACCAAAGCAATCTAATGAGgcagctcatcaaccaaataggctttgctcaaaaccttggccttggacaaccGGGCGAGGAGAGAAGGCTGGACGAACGCGCCGGTGGACGACTCGACGTCCGTGCCCGCTTGGGCCCGCAGGGAAATGTACATCAAAGGCTAGGCCCCCAAGGAGGTCAGCCAAACAACCATCGCAACGAGGATCGCGAAGAAAGGCGTTTAGCTATCTACTCGCAGAGAAGCGTTCTCGAAAGGCTAGGCCCCCAGGGAGGCCAGTTGGATAACCCTCACAATGAGGACCATGAGGAAAGACGCTCCGTTACTCACTctcgaagaaccaattctcgtCGACAAGCTACAGAGAATCTTTCGCAGGCGCAGTCCACCAACACTCCAACTAGGCAGCGCAGGCGAGAAGGTCGACCCTCGGAGGACAATGAGGAAGTCAGTCAATCCCGTGGAGGTCGCCAGCGTAACAAACTAGCAATGTGTGCAGAGGACGTTGAGAAGCTCGTGAATGACCGACTTCGAGACTTGAAGACCGGAGGAAACTTCGAGGATTCACTACGTAAGGAGATGGACCAGGTGAACTCTACGCCTTTCACCCTCGATATCGAGCAGGCCGTTCACCCGAAGCGATTCTCGACACCCTCGTTCATACACTTCAAAGGGGATTCCGATCCCGAGAGCCACttaaaacacttcaaaagtgTTATGATCCTCCACCAGGCTGACGACGCGCTAATGTGCAAAGTATTTACAATAACCTTGCGAGGAGCAGCCCAAGACTGGTTCCACACCCTACCATCCAGGTCGATcagcagcttcaaggagctaGCTTACGTCTTCACCAAAGAATACACCTCTTACCGGAcaatcaagaagaaccctgaCCACTTGTACAACCTGCGCAAGAAGTCTGACGAATCCCttcgagattacatcaagagaTTCAAGGCGGAAAAGGCGAACATTGTAGGATGTGACGACCGAATCGCGTCCTCCGCTTTCAAGAAAGGTCTTCCAGCTGAGCACGACTTGTACCGCGAGCTGACTATCACTCCCAGCCAGACTCTGGCAGAGGTCTACGCGACTGCGGAACGCTACGCGCTCTGGGATGACGATCGAATCGCCGCAAAGAAGTCTACAAAGCAGGAAGATCAGCCGACTAAACGGGCAAGCCAAAGAGGCGACAACAGGAGCAAGGACAAGCGCAGGTCGCACCTACGAGAGGAGGCTACGGCAGGAGAGAACTATACCAAGTTCACCATCCCCATACATCAAATCTTAGCCCAAGTGAAGAACAAACCTTGGGTAAGAAGACCACCACCATTGAAAGGAGATCCGGACAAGAGGGACACTAGCAAATACTGTGCCTTCCATGGAACGCACGGACACACTACGAACAACTGCTTCGCTTGGAAAGCGCATCTTGAAGAACTCGTGAGAGAAGGTCACTGCACAGAATTCATTGCGAAGCAGGCCATCCAACGAATTGAAGATCGAGACACCGCCAAAGAGCTGCCTCAGaaggtcataaggattaacacCATCCTAGCCGACTCCGAGGAGTCTGGGCTGACcagcaaggaaaagaagaggaagatcaaacAGGCCACTGGGATCTCCCAAGTCTCGACCGACCTTCCACTAGCAGAGGACGATCCTGTGATCggcttccaaaagaaagatctgaTCGGCCTCGACATGCCACATAACGACGCCCTTGTCATCAGCATTCAAATCGCTCAGGCCATGGTCGACCAAATCCATGCAGACGAGGGCAGCGCAGCCAATATCCTACAACTGGCGGTCATCCAACAGATGGGCTTGGAGACAAAGATCAACAAATTAGCCAGATCGCTGACTGGCTTTAATGGTGCAACAACGGTTACCGTGGGCACGATAGACCTCGACGTCTACTCCCCACCTGTAATCAGCTTGCAAACATTCATGGTCATTAATGAGGTCTCACCCTACAACGGCATCCTGGGCAGACCATGGATTGGCAAGATCAATGCCATCACCTCCGCCACACATCAGAAAATTCGGTACCCAATCCCTGGGGGCGGTGTCGGCCAAATCAGCAGCGATCAAGCAATGGCGAGGAAATGCTCCGCCCAAGGGCTAAAGAAAGGCAAACAAGCGCAGTTTCTCCCCGTGAGCCAGGCAAATCTGGAGGAGGTTGAGCAACCGAATCTTACTATCTTATAGCAATCAAAGCGTCAGGACCAAGTCGAGGAGATCCCTCCAGAGGTCTCTCCAGAAGAAGGATGGAAACCCGAGGAGGACGTCGAGTTAATACCCTTGGATCCTGACCAGCCAGACAGGAAGGCGCGGATCGGCTCGCGCTTAAGCCCAGAAGAGAAGGTGGAGCTTACCACATTCCTCCAGAGCAACAAAGACATGTTCGCATGGTCGCCATCAGACATGCCTGGCATCGACCCGAACATCATCTGTCACCGACTCCACGTCAACCCCGCATGCAAGCCAGTGGCGCAGAAGAGACGCAACTTCGCACCCGAGCGAGTCGCTATCATCGAAGCCGAGATTGACAAACTCCTAGCTGCCGGCTTCATCGAAGAGGTCTCCTACTCAGAATGGCTTGCCAACGTTGTTCTGgtggcaaaacaagaaaagggcAAATGGAGAGTTTGCGTCGATTACACAGACCTCAACAAGGCATGCCCCAAAGACAACTTCCCATTGCCGAGAATCGACCAACTCGTGGATTCCACTTCTGGCAATCAGctgctcagcttcatggacgcctactccggctataaCCAAATCATGATGCACGGGATGACAAGGCGAAAACTTCTTTCATCATCGAAAGAGGGACCTACTGCTACAAGGTCATGCCCTTTGGGCTGAAGAACGCCGGAGCAACCTATCAAAGGCTCGTAAACAAAATCTTCAAGGAACAGATCGGCAAAACTATGGAGGTCTACGTGGATGACATGCTGGTCAAAGCCCCAAAACGTGCAGATCACATTGGAAATCTTGCCGAGTCATTCAGCTTGCTCCGCCAATATCGCATGAAGTTGAATCCAAGTAAATGCACGTTTGGTGTATCCTCCGGCCGATTCTTGGGATACCTAGTCACGCAACGAGGTATCGAGGCACACCCACGTCAAATCAAAGCCATTCTCGAGATGAAATCGCCCTCCACGgtgaaagaaatacaaagtctgACGGGCAGAGCAGCGGCCCTCAACCGATTCCTCTCGAGATCAACCGACAAGTGCAGaccattcttcaaagctttgaagaaaggACAAAGAGACAAATGGGATGAGGAGTGCGAAGTGGCTTTCCAAAATCTGAAGACTTACCTCACCTCACCTCCCATGCTCTCAAAGCCAGTCCCTGGTGAGGACTTGTTCGTATACCTGGCAGTGTCCAACTCAGCTATCAGTTCAGCTCTCATCCGAGAAGAGCTGGGGGCCCAACATCCAGTATTCTACAcgtcaaaagctctcctcgatGCAGAGACTCGCTACCCAAAATTGGAGAAACTTATTTTGGCTCTTGTAGTTTCTGCGAGAAAGCTGCGACCCTACTACCAAGCTCATCGAGTCATCGTCATGACCgactttcctttgagatcaatCCTCCACAGCCCTGATGCTTCTCAGCGACTCATGAAGTGGGCTATAGAGCTAAGCCAATATGACCTCCTCTACCGGCCAAAAACTGCAATAAAAGCCCAGGCTTTAGCAGACTTCGTAGCAGAATTCACCCCATCAGCCGAAAAAGAGAAGTTGGTCaaccaaaagaaggaaagttcAAAAGCAGACGGGACCTCCGCAGAACCTAGCCAACCCAGAGACATGTGGCAGTTGCGCGTAGACGGAGCGTCGAACCAAAAAGGAGCTGGAGCAGGGGTCGTCATCACCACCCCGGATGGAACCCTGTTGGAGCAAGCTATTACGCTTGGCTTCCCGGCCTCGAACAACGAGGCAGAAtatgaggcattgcttgccGGCCTACGCTTGGCAAAAGAGCTCGCAATCAAAAAGCTAGCCATCTACTCTGACTCACAATTGATCACGAATCAAGCCTCAGGTGAATACATGGCGAAGCACCCAAGGATGATCCTATACCTTGACAAAGTCCAAGAGCTGTTGAAGGCATTTCCCACCttcaccatccaacaagtGCCCCGGGCAGAGAACGCTCATGCAGACGCACTGGCAAGCCTAGGATCAGCGCTGGATACCCAGTTCAGACGCTCCATCCCGGTCGAACACCTTGACCGACCAAGCATAGAAGAAATAGAGCTAATCGATACCATGCAGATTGACGAGGACCCTAGTTGGCAAGACCCCATCATCGACTATTTGACAAATGGAAACCTGCCAACGGACAAGTCCGAAGCTAGAAAGGTCCAGCAGAAGGCCGCGAGATACTACATGCACGGCAACAAGCTCATCCGCAGATCATACTCCGGCCCTCATCTCACCTGCATAAAGTACCCTCAAACACTTGAGGTTCTCTGCAAAATTCACGACGGCGAGTGTGGCAACCACTCTGGGGGCAGATCGCTCGCCCAGAAAGCTCTAAACATAGGCTACTTCTGGCCTACCATGCGTCACGACTCCGCTGAATATGTCAAGAAGTGTGATCGCTGTCAGCGATACAAGCCAATCCCTAACTTGCCTGCCGAAGTCTATCATCCGCAAAACAGTCCATGGCCGTTTATGCAATGGGCCATCGACCTAGTGGGTCCCCTGCCACCAGCGCCcgccaagaaagaaatgatgatcgTCGCCACCGACTACTTTACTAAATGGATCGAGGCCGAAGCTCTATCCTCTACTAAAGAAGCCGATGTGGAGCGATTCATCTGGAGAAACATCATATGCCGGTTTGGCTGCCCACAGTCGCTGGTTACCGACAATGGCTCACAGTTCATTGGCAAGCAGATCACCGCCTTTTTTGCGAAATACAAGATCAAGCAACACTTGTCTACCCCGAGGTATCCACAAGGAAATGGACAAGCCGAGGCATCTAACAAAGTCATATTGGACTGCTTGAAGAAAAGGCTGGAAGGCGCCGAAGGAAAATGGGTGGATGAACTCCCCGGAGTACTATGGGCTTATCGCACCACCAAACGAAGATCGACTGGTGAAACCCCATTCTCCCTCGCCTTTGGAACAGAGGCGATCATACCACCTCACATCATTGCCCCCCTC encodes the following:
- the LOC117628984 gene encoding sugar carrier protein C-like: MAGGGIAPKSGRKQHPGKLTARVLITCIVAATGGLIFGYDLGVSGGVTSMDSFLKQFFPAVYQKESSIKPSDDQYCKFDSQTLIFFTSSLYLAALVACVFASTITRVCGRRLTMILGGVLFLAGALVNAFANAVWMLYVGRLLLGFGIGCANQSVPIYVSETAPSKYRGALNMMFQLSITIGILAAGVLNYFFAEIKGGGGWRLSLGGAAVPAIIIIVGALFLPDTPNSLVERGKHEEAKAQLLKLRGVPNVDEEFNDLVAASEVSKLVKHPWVSLLSRKYRPQLVFAIGIPAFQQLTGMNVITFYAPVLFKTMGFGSSASLMSAVITNLVNVLATFVSILTVDKVGRRKLFLQGDCQMLLTRVAVGIAMAVKFGVSGNPGKLTLGFAVPLVFLICVYVAGFAWSWGPLGWLVPSEIFPLEVRSAAQAINVSVNMIFTFAIAQVFTAMLCHMKFGLFFFFSVCVVVMSIFIYKLLPETKGVPIEEMHTVWENHPYWRKYVVKDEGIAMGKGKGGRSA